From Dendropsophus ebraccatus isolate aDenEbr1 chromosome 2, aDenEbr1.pat, whole genome shotgun sequence, a single genomic window includes:
- the LOC138784275 gene encoding ly6/PLAUR domain-containing protein 2-like — MKLSLGLAVAAAVCLEIAQGLMCYTCNSLTTSSECNDKTNCTALSPKFAFCKTNVMSPEEGFPFTGNEQVVRQCAEKCEPTGQNWLGVTRKILCCNLDFCNRNGIQDGASEAGGGGDCSKGTTSAANRLTTSLLLLSAVTYSI; from the exons ATGAAGCTGAGCCTAGGACTGGCGGTGGCTGCAGCCGTGTGTCTGGAGATCG CACAGGGGCTGATGTGCTACACCTGCAATAGTCTAACCACCAGCAGCGAATGCAACGATAAAACCAACTGCACCGCCTTGTCTCCCAAATTCGCTTTCTGCAAAACCAACGTCATGTCACCGGAAGAGG GTTTCCCATTCACCGGGAATGAACAGGTGGTCAGACAATGTGCGGAGAAGTGTGAACCCACCGGACAGAACTGGCTGGGGGTGACCCGAAAAATCTTGTGCTGCAACTTAGACTTCTGCAACCGCAACGGAATTCAAGATGGCGCAAGTGAAGCCGGCGGCGGCGGAGACTGCAGCAAAGGCACGACGAGCGCAGCCAACCGCCTGACCACAAGCCTCCTGTTATTATCTGCTGTAACTTATTCtatataa